In Pseudofrankia saprophytica, one genomic interval encodes:
- a CDS encoding SDR family oxidoreductase, with protein sequence MSDRVAIVTGGSRGIGRAIARRLGAGGADIVVNYRSDRPAALEVVAAVEAAGRRAVALAADVAVPDQLRGLFDAAQRHYGGIDIVVSNVGLARFAPIADTSDTDYDQMFATNTRATFMVLREAANRVRDGGRIVVVSSGAAVTHRPGAGVYAASKAAGDELVRVLARELGPRGITVNSVLPGATRTEALTSTQPPAVLEQIAAQNPLRRLGEPDDIAEIVAFLASDAARWLTGQTVHAGGGLF encoded by the coding sequence GTGTCCGACAGGGTCGCGATCGTGACGGGAGGCTCGCGCGGCATCGGCCGCGCGATCGCGCGGCGGCTCGGCGCCGGCGGCGCGGACATCGTCGTCAACTACCGGTCGGACCGCCCGGCGGCCCTGGAGGTCGTCGCCGCGGTGGAGGCCGCCGGTCGGCGCGCCGTCGCCCTGGCGGCCGACGTCGCCGTCCCCGACCAGCTGCGCGGGCTGTTCGACGCGGCGCAGCGGCACTACGGCGGCATCGACATCGTGGTCAGCAACGTCGGGCTCGCCCGGTTCGCGCCGATCGCGGACACGTCTGACACCGACTACGACCAGATGTTCGCCACGAACACCCGAGCGACGTTCATGGTCCTGCGCGAGGCGGCCAACCGGGTACGCGACGGCGGCCGGATCGTCGTCGTGTCCAGCGGAGCGGCCGTGACCCATCGCCCCGGCGCTGGCGTCTATGCCGCGAGCAAGGCGGCGGGCGACGAGCTCGTCCGCGTACTCGCCCGGGAGCTTGGACCACGCGGGATCACCGTGAACAGCGTGCTGCCTGGTGCGACCCGGACCGAAGCGCTCACCTCGACCCAACCGCCAGCCGTGCTCGAACAGATCGCCGCGCAGAACCCGTTGCGGCGCCTGGGTGAGCCGGACGACATCGCCGAGATCGTCGCCTTCCTCGCCTCGGACGCCGCCCGCTGGCTGACGGGCCAGACCGTGCACGCCGGCGGCGGCCTCTTCTGA
- a CDS encoding TetR/AcrR family transcriptional regulator: MGGVGSGEGGGGDPYSRGRIDKRQAIVRAAFDVFARDGYAQASVDAIAAAAGVAKPTIYNHFGAKENLFRVVMAEVGRQAIAATLGALEAFPAEPEDLRVELTLLGRRLTTCFADPVSTSLRRLLHAEIVRFPDLLDDVRAGAATPVIDALAGRLARLATAGHLRLTDPVRAANQFIALIGDELPALTALGTRPAPPEQLDAVVTAGVDTFLRAFSA; the protein is encoded by the coding sequence ATGGGCGGCGTGGGCAGTGGCGAAGGCGGCGGCGGGGACCCCTACTCGCGCGGGCGCATCGACAAGCGCCAGGCGATCGTGCGAGCCGCTTTCGACGTCTTCGCGCGCGACGGCTACGCGCAGGCGAGCGTCGACGCCATCGCCGCCGCGGCCGGCGTGGCGAAGCCGACCATCTACAACCACTTCGGCGCGAAGGAGAACCTGTTCCGCGTAGTGATGGCGGAGGTCGGCCGCCAGGCGATCGCGGCGACGCTGGGCGCCCTCGAGGCCTTCCCGGCCGAGCCGGAGGACCTGCGCGTCGAGCTGACGCTGCTCGGCCGCAGGCTCACCACCTGCTTCGCCGACCCCGTGTCAACCAGCCTGCGGCGGCTCCTGCACGCCGAGATCGTGCGCTTCCCGGACCTGCTCGACGACGTTCGCGCCGGTGCCGCGACGCCTGTCATCGACGCGCTCGCGGGCCGGCTGGCCCGCCTGGCGACCGCCGGCCACCTGCGGCTGACCGACCCGGTCCGGGCGGCCAACCAGTTCATCGCGCTGATCGGCGACGAGCTGCCAGCGCTGACCGCGCTGGGCACCCGGCCTGCCCCACCGGAACAGCTCGACGCGGTCGTCACCGCCGGCGTCGACACCTTCCTACGCGCCTTCAGCGCCTAG
- a CDS encoding zinc-binding dehydrogenase — MRSLVVDPAASSGLRIEQRPEPAPGPGQVLIQVEAVSLVDRDLVYAPRMLGAGGVWGFDAAGTVVEAAPDPDAPGSVSALAPGTRVVTLLPAPGAWSELVVSEAADVASLPGSVDAATATALALPGISAQQSLREVTPRPDQHVLVTGASGGVGWYAVQLAALAGARVTALVRDPADAAALREVGASAVVTDLADVAGSVDIVIDIVGGAVLASAVLLLGEGGVAVAVGAISGEPTVLAPDALASPARRRLQGYWGHWPVGGELRELTGLVAAGRLRPAEHSRVSWRAVDDLAAGYLDGSVRRRRTVLAVD, encoded by the coding sequence ATGAGATCGCTCGTCGTCGACCCGGCCGCGTCGTCCGGGCTGCGCATCGAGCAGCGACCGGAGCCGGCCCCCGGCCCCGGTCAGGTGCTGATTCAGGTCGAGGCGGTCTCGCTCGTCGACCGTGACCTCGTCTACGCGCCGCGGATGCTCGGCGCCGGCGGGGTGTGGGGCTTCGACGCGGCTGGAACCGTGGTCGAGGCGGCGCCCGACCCGGACGCCCCGGGCTCCGTGTCCGCGCTGGCCCCCGGGACCCGCGTCGTCACCCTGCTTCCCGCGCCGGGAGCCTGGTCCGAGCTGGTCGTCAGCGAGGCGGCCGACGTCGCGTCGCTGCCTGGCTCCGTCGACGCGGCGACCGCCACGGCGCTGGCCCTGCCCGGCATCTCGGCTCAGCAGTCGCTGCGCGAGGTCACCCCACGACCGGACCAGCACGTACTGGTCACGGGGGCATCCGGCGGGGTCGGCTGGTACGCCGTCCAGCTCGCCGCGCTCGCGGGCGCGCGGGTCACCGCCCTCGTGCGCGACCCGGCAGACGCCGCAGCGCTGCGCGAGGTCGGCGCGTCAGCCGTCGTCACCGACCTGGCGGACGTCGCTGGCTCGGTTGACATCGTGATCGACATCGTCGGCGGCGCCGTGCTCGCGTCCGCGGTGTTGCTGCTGGGCGAGGGCGGGGTGGCGGTCGCGGTCGGCGCGATCTCCGGCGAGCCGACGGTCCTCGCGCCGGACGCCCTGGCGAGCCCGGCGCGCCGGCGGCTGCAGGGCTACTGGGGCCACTGGCCGGTCGGCGGCGAGCTACGCGAGCTGACCGGACTGGTCGCCGCCGGCCGGTTGCGCCCGGCCGAGCACTCGCGCGTCAGCTGGCGGGCGGTCGACGACCTGGCCGCCGGCTATCTCGACGGGAGCGTCCGCCGCCGCCGAACCGTCCTCGCGGTCGACTGA